CAGGGCAGTGCGTGATGCGGACAAACTGGATATCTTTCCCATAATGCTCTCCCATCTCGAGCCGGGCTGCCCGGAAAACAGGGTGGTCACCCTGGGTCTGGATGATGAAGACTGCATAACTCCTGAAATATTCTGTCAGGTCCGGAAGGGCCATTTGGGTGAATATTCAAGGATGCGTTACCTCAATGATTTCAAGCTGCTTTTATGCTCCTGGGCCTATGATCTGAACTATGCCTACTCCAGCAGGATTGTCCTGGATAAGGGCTACATTGCCAGGCTGTTTAAAATGCTGCCGGAAAAACCTGAGCTGATAGAGCTGGAGGACCGGATCACCGGTTATCTGGAAGGCTTTTCCGCCAAAGTCAGGTAGACCAGCCGGTCCAGATCTCTGATCAGTCTGCCGTACCTTCCTCCATACCCGGGAAACGAGCCGAACAGGTCTGTTTTCTGTTTCTGGAGCAGTCCATCTGAACTGGCTTCCGGTGAAGACTGGCTCATGGTCAGGGCCAGCCTTTCATGGCCCAGGTATTCCTTAAGCTCTGCAACAAAACCGTTCATTTCCAGGTCAAATTGATCAGCTGCAGTTTCCCAGAATTCTGCTGCCTGGGGAGAGGGCAGCCTGGACATGGCCTGGCAGGACAGGGCGTACAAAAAATTTATGGGTGAGCCTGGAATGCCTCTTCTCCATCCCAGAAGCCATGAGTTTCTCCAGAACAGGAGAAACTGGCTTTTTCCCAGCTCTATGACCTGGTCCAAACCCTGTCTGGACCTGACCAGAACCGGATGGTTCCAGGCCGGCACGGTGTTTTTCAGATCCCAGGATAAAGGTCTGGAAGTTTTTCCCTTTAAGCTTCGGCCCAGCCACTGCTCAAGGATGTCTTGCAAAAGGGAGTTGGCAGGGCTTGAGCCGGGAGTTTCAAGGTGGGAGTAGCTTAGAATGTATTTGCCCTGACCATAGTCTCCCATGATAATGCATGGCTCTTGGGTGAGCAAGGCAGGATCCAGGTTTATCCCATATACAGACTCCCATTTTTTCAAATCAGCAGGGTCCACCAGAGACAGGTTCAGATCTGAGCTCCAAAAGTCCTGTCCGGGTCTCAGATAGCTGGCCAGGATTTTGACACTTTGGTCCTCAGGACAGGGCTCAAACTGGGAAGGCCACCATACCGGCAGGAAGAGTTCCTGTTTCTGGTCCAGGTTCAGTCCTGTCACCCTGCAAAGGACGTGACCGCTGAAATTGGGTAGACGTTCCTTAAAGGGCTTTCTCTGCCAGGAGCAAAGGTCTAGGCAGGAGGTTCTGGATGTTGATTTCAGTGCAAGCCCGGCTCCACCGCAGAAGCCCAGATACTTTCCTCCGGAGTCCACATAGTCTCTGATGTTCTGCAGGCCCGATTTCCCCAGACGTTCAGCCTTGAGCCTGGCCCATCCTCCGGGCACCAGCAGGCCGGCTGGAGGGGCATGGTCCAGAATTCCTGATCTGATTTCTGAAGCATCCACAATTTTGAGCGGTGTACCCATCTGTGCCAGGGCCTGCCAGAGCATGACACCCCAGAGATGAGATTCGTCCCATAAAAGATAGAAAAATCCTTGTGAATCAGACATGGTTTCTCTTAGCAGCAAGCCGGTGCCCGTTCAAGGGGAATCCGTTCCATCCGACAGGCAGAACAGAGCCAGGGAGCTCCTGAGATTTGGCAGCAGGGTAATGGGGCTGAACTGCTTTCGTGGTCCCTGACCGGCAAAATGCTTATGAGTGATGTCGGCCCTGATTTGTTTACACAGGGCAGTGAAGTCATCCACTGTGGCCAGCCTGATGTTGGGGGTTTCATGCCATTCATAGGGCAGGTCCCTGTTGACCGGCAATCTGCCCTTGAACAGGATCTGCATCCTGACTCGCCAGTGGGCAAAGTTGGGAAAAGTGACAGCCACCTTTCTGCCTATGCGCAGGCTGTGCCGCAAAAGCTGCAGTGGGCTGGCAACGCTCAGCAGGACCTGGTTCAGGATGACCAGATCGAAATGATTGTACCCGAAGTCAGCCACACTTTCTTCAAGATCCCCCTGGATCACCCGGAGTCCCCTGGACAGACAGTCAGCCACATATTCTGAATCCAGTTCAATCCCGAGTTCATTGATTTGTTTGTGTCGTTTAAGTTCAAGGAGGAGCTCTCCCCGCCCGCAGCCGAGGTCCAGGACCTGGTCCTGAGGTTTGGCCAGTTTCAGGATAAATGGGTCAAAATACCTGTCTCGGTCCAGGCTTTTTGACCAGTCAATGCTAAAGCCTTTGGTTGAACTTTTCATAAGTTGACCTCATTCTCCAGCCTGGTCAGAAAACCTGAAATCACCTCGCCCATGCGGTTTCCAGGAAGCAGAAAAGCATCGTGCCCCTGGTCACTGCCAATATTGCAGTAAGAGACGTTTTTTCCGGCGGTCCTGAGGGCCTTGACCAGTTCCTGGGAGCAGGAAGGAGGAAAGAGCCAGTCACTGGTAAAGGAAATAACCAGAAACGAGCACTGGCAATGGCTGAAAGCTTTTTCCAGGTTGCCATAATCGCTCGGCAGATCGAAATAATCCATGGCCCTGGTGATGTAGAGATAGGTATTGGCATCAAACCGGTTCACAAAGGTGCTGCCCTGGTGGTGCAGGTAGCTTTCCACCTGGAAGTCGGCTTCAAGCTTGTAGCCCCGCTGGCTGCCGTTAATGAATCGTCTGGAAAATTTTCTGAGCATGGCTTCTTGTGAAAGATAGGTAATATGACCGATCATCCTGGCCAGAGCCAGGCCTGAGGCTGGTTGATGCTCGGGCTGATAAAGTCCGAAATTCCACTGGGGATCGCTCATGATAGCCTGTCTGGCAACCTCGTTGAAGGCGATGGCCTGGGGGGACATGCGTGCGGTTGTGGCAATGGGCAGTGCTCCGACCACCATTTCCGGAAAGGTAATGGCCCACTGGAGGACCTGCATCCCGCCCAGAGATCCGCCGATGACTGCCAGAAGCCTTTTGACGCCAAGATGGTCCAAAAGCCATTTCTGGACCTTGACCATGTCTTTGACAGTGTAAAATGGGAAATGAAGCCCATATGGTTTTCCTGTGGCCGGATTGATTTCTGCCGGACCAGTGGTCCCCTTGCATCCTCCCAGGAAATTGCTGCAGATTACAAAGTAGCGCCGGGTGTCCAGGGGTTTGCCGGGACCAATAAGCATGTCCCACCAGCCGGGCTTTTCCTTGGGGTCATGGGTATGCCGGCCTGCGGCATGGGCGTCACCGGTCAGGGCGTGGCAGACCAGGACTGCATTGTCTCTGTCTCTGGACAGCTGGCCATAGGTTTCATAGGCTACGGTTACGGGTGAAAGAGTCTTTCCTGATTCTAGTTTTAATATGAAGTTGTCACCCTGAAAGGTGACCCTGTTGGTTTCCACCAGGCCTGCACTCTCCTGATAAGCAGGTTTGGAAGTGGATTCTGGTTTCATTGGTCACTCCTGAAGACATTTTGAATGAGAATCATGAACAAAGGGGCCGGGATCAAGGCAGTCGTCCAGGCAGGACAGATGATCCTGGTATATGCAGTAGATTCTTCTATGTGGTCTAATTTGAGTCAAACAAGCATGGACGGGGCGGCCTAGCCGCAAATTTTGAGTAAACTGATCTGAAGGCCGGACTGCGACCATCAGATCCCTGGCATGCAGCATAGGCATAAATCTCCCATCTGCATCAGCGACTGGCGGAGAAAAGAGTCGATATGATTCATGACTTTGGCTCAATCAAACAAGGCATGCATTTAAAAATCCCGAGCTTGACCGGCTCTGCAGGTGTCTCGGGGTCTGGGACTTTTCCATTGGAGCAGGGATGATTCCCTGAAGATCCTTTTCTTGTCAAGGGCCTTTCGGCCTGATAATTTCGGGGATCAATGGTTTAACCAAATAATTCTTGACCAGTCTGGGAAAACATAGCAACTAATTTATTAGTGACAGACAAAATAAGGAGGTATGATATGGATGTCAAGCAGAACGGATTCATGACCAAGGTCCTGCATGCCGGTCATCATCCTGACCAGGAAACCGGTTCAAGGGCTGTTCCTATATACCAGACCACCAGCTACATGTTCAGGGACAGCAATCACGCAGCCGACCTTTTTGCCTTGAAGGAGCCGGGATACATATACACAAGGATCATGAACCCCACCACCGAGGTCCTGGAAAAAAGACTTGCAGCCCTCCATAACGGATGCGGAAGTCTGGCCGTGGCATCGGGCATGGCTGCAATATTTTATGCAGTGACCAATATCGCCGGGGTTGGACAGAATATTGTTTCAGGCAGCAATCTTTATGGAGGGACCCATACCCTGTTCAGCCATACCCTGAAAAGATTCGGCATAGAAGTCAGATTTGTGGATTCGAGTGACCCTGGCAACTTTGCCCGGTCCACTGATCAGAACACCAGGCTTTTGTTCACCGAGTCTGTTGGCAATCCCAGATGCAACATTGACGATCTTGAAGCCATGGCCAGGGTGGCTCATGACCATGGCCTGCCTCTGGTTGTTGACAACACTTCCACGCCTCCTCCCCTGTTCAATCCATTTGACTGGGGAGCGGACATTCTGGTCTATTCTCTGACCAAGATGGTCGGAGGTCATGGGACCTGCATCGGAGGAGCCATAGTGGAAAAAGGCGGGTTTCCCTGGGAAAGTCATGGCAGGTATCCTGAAATGACCGGACCCGATTCTTCCTATCATGACCTGAATATGTGGGAAGCTATGGGGTGTGACAAGAAAGGGAAACAGGAGTGTCCGATTTTTACCCTTAAGGCCAGAACCGGCCTGCTTCGGGACACTGGTGCAGCCTTGTCCCCCATGAACAGCTTTCTGATCCTCCAGGGACTTGAAACTTTACCCCTTCGGGCTGCAGTTCATGCTGAAAATGCACTCAAGGTGGCTGAGCATCTGGAAAAGCATCCCCTGGTCAGCTGGGTTAATTATGCGGGTCTTCCTTCTCATCCTGATCATGAAAGGGCCCGGAGGATGTTTCCCCGGGGTTGCGGGGCTGTGTTCGGGTTCAGAATAAAAGGCGGCCTGGAAGCTGCAAGAAAATTTGTTGAATCAGTCCGGTTATGTTCTCATCTGGCCAATATCCTGGATGCCAGGACATTGGTGATCCACCCGGCCGGAACAACCCATCAGCAGCTTTCACCAGAGGAACAGGCTGCAGCCGGAGTCAGCCAGGACATGATCAGGATTTCAGTGGGGCTGGAAGACATTGAAGATATCCTGGCTGATCTGGACCAGGCTCTGGAAAAAACTCAATAGTTAAGATTCAGCCTGATCCAGGGTATAAGGACTGTTCACATTCAGAACCAAATGGGCTATCCATTCCAGGTTACTGAACAGCTCCGACCAGGGCCGGCCACGGCCTCTGATCCAAACCAGAAAAGGCAGCTCTTAGGCTGAATCGAGAATGACAAGGGTGAATCATGCCAACTATTGACTGTTCCACCATCCTGATGACCCCCGCCGGATCGAGTGTTCTGGAGGAAAAGGTTTTGGATGAACGCCCCTATACTGTTACCCTTAATGATGAAACCATAGGCTCGGCTATGGTTCTGGCCAGGGATCTGAAAGAGTTTGCAGCCGGCTATCTTTTTGGTCAGGGTCACCTGGAAAAAGATACCCGGATTTTTCAGATCGAGGTCTGCCCCGATGGAAGGGTGGATGTCTATGCAGATGTCCAGGTTCAAAAGGATCAGGACATGATCACCACGTCCGGGTGCGGAGGGTCGGGTAAAATCGCCCGGAAGCTGCTGGAAGGAAACTATCCGGAGCTGTCCCATTTTGTCATGAACTTCAGCCGGATCAGTGAGCTGGTCCGAAGGACGCTCTCCAATTCCAGCTTGCAGCAGGAAACCCATTGCGTCCATGGCTGCGGTTATTTGACTGAAAATGGTTTTGAAGCCTGTTTTGAGGATGTGGGACGGCACAATGCTGTAGATAAGGTCATGGGAGCCATTCTTCTGGGCAGGTTTCCCAGGGCAGGGGCAGTTTATACTACCGGGCGGCTGACTTCGGACATGGTTCTGAAATGTGCCAGGATGGGCATTCCCGTTGTCCTTTCCAGAACGGCCCCCTCATCTTTGGGTATTGAAATCGCCCGGCAGGCCGGGATTACTCTTGGGGCCTACGTCAGACCGGGCCGGGTCAATGTCTTTAATGCTCCGGAAAGGATCATCAACGACTGACAGGGCTCAGATCCGGCTGAAGATCTCTTTTCCAGCCATGAAATGGGCCATTACCCTGCCCTGGAGCATGTCTCCCTGACAGGGAGTGTTTTTGCCCTTGGAGAGCATGGTTTGAGCATTGACAGGCCATTGGTGTTCAGGATCCACCAGGATGAAATCAGCCGGGTCACCGGGCTGAAAGCTGTTGGCTGGAAGGCCGAATATCTTACCCGGGGAAGAGGCCATAAGTCTGGCCAGGTCTTTGAGTTCAAATACATTTTTCCGGACCAGTCCCAGGCAGAGGGACAGGGCCGTATCCAGGCCGGAGATACCGTTGGGAGCCTGGGCAAAAGGGACCTGTTTTTCAAAGTCGGCATGGGGGGCATGGTCAGTGGCTATGATGTCAATCACTCCCTGTCGCAGGGCATCCTGAAGGGCGGATGTATCCTGCCTGGTCCTGAGGGGAGGATTGACTTTGGCCATGGTGTTGTATCCCTGGACCTGTTCTTCGTCCCAGACCAGGTAATGAGGACAGGTTTCCGCAGTGACCGGTATGGACTTCTGTTTTGCCCAGGCGATCAGCTCCACTGATTTTCCAGAGCTGATATGGGCCAGATGCACAGGTGTGTCCAGCTGGGCGGCCAGCAGAATGTCCCTGGCGACCTGCAAAGTTTCAGCTGTGTCCGGAATTCCCTTCAGTCCCAGATAGCTTGAGATTTTTCCTTCATTCATTACCCCGTCTCCGGCCAGACAGGGATCTTCACAATGGTCAATAACCACCATTTCCAGGTCTGAGGCATATTCCAAAGCCCGGCGGAACAGCTCATTATCCCTGACTGGAAGGCCGTCATTGGAAAATGCACGGCATCCGGCCTCCTTGAGTTCAGCCAGAGGGGCAAGTTCTTTTCCTTCAAGGTTTCTGGTCAAAGCACCAACTGGATGCACAAAAGGGCCGTGAGGATGGTGCCAGCTGGCCTTTTCCAGCATCAGCCGGGTAACAGATGCATTGTCATTGACCGGATTTGTATTGGCCATGGCCAGGACCTGGCCAAACCCTCCTCCTGCTGCTGCTTTCAAGCCGGAATTAATGTCTTCCTTGTATTCAAAACCAGGTTCGCGCAAATGGACGTGTACGTCGATCAGGCTGGGCAGAAGGTGATATCCCCGGCCATCATATAATTTACAGGAAGAAGAGTCCCCGGGTTCTCCTTCCTGGAAGGCCATGATCCTGTCATCTTCCAGCAAAAGAAAGCCTTTCTTCTGGTTCAGGACCGTATTTCTGATGATCATGCGTGCCATTTAGCCCTCCGGAAGTTCCTGTTCAGTTTTGGAGCCGGCCAGATAAAGGTAAAGCAGGGCCATGCGAACGGCCACGCCCGACTCAACCTGGTCCAGGATGAGACTGTCCCGGGAGTCGGCCAGGTCAGATGCTATTTCAATACCCCGGTTCATTGGTCCGGGATGCATGATTTTAACCCCAGGTGCAGCCAGCTCAACATGCCTCCGGCTCAGGCAGAAGCGGGCAGCGTATTCACGGATGTCCGGCAGGAGCCCGGCTTTTTGACGCTCCAGCTGGAGTCTCAGGCTGATTATCGCATCCACCTCCCGGCAGGCCTGATTCAGATCATTGAAGACTTTTACAGGCCATGTTTCCGCCCTGGCAGGCAGAAGAGTTCTTGGAGCACAGATGCGGACCGTGCAGCCCAGCCTGGAAAAAAGTTTTATGTCTGATCTGGCCACCCGGCTGTGGGCAATATCGCCCAAAATGAGGATGGTCTTTCCGCTGAAATCCTCCCAGATCCGGTTCAGGGTAAAGCCATCCAGCAGGGCCTGAGTTGGATGGGCGTGCCATCCGTCACCGGCATTTATGACGCTGCACTGGAGATGTTCTGCAACAAAAGCAGCTGAACCGCTCAGACTGTGGCGGATGACTATGGCGTCGGGCTTCATGGCCTCCAGGGTCAGAACCGTGTCCTTAAGGCTTTCACCTTTTTTCAGGCTGCTTCCGCTGGTGGCCAGGGAGAAGCTGTCAGCTGACAGGCGTTTGGCAGCCATGTCAAAAGAGGTCTTGGTCCTGGTTGATGGCTCGGCAAAAAAAAGGACAACACTCTTGCCCTTGAGGATTGGAACTTTTTTTATACTGCGGGAGTTGATTTCGATAAATCTGGAAGAAGTGCTGAAAATATGCCTGATCTCATGGTCTGACAAGGATTCAATGTCCAGAAGGTCCTTGTGTTTCCAGTTCATGGTCCACCTTTTTGGGCTCTTGGGTTAATGAACAAGCGGCAGGGATATTTGCGACCGGGCACACGAATAAATTCTAATGCAATAAAATAAGATGCGCAAGGGCATAATTAAGAGCACAGCCCGGCGACCCCTGGCAGGGGAAAACTGGCCATCCGCCGTTTTGGTAATGAAAAAGCATGCTTTTTCATTACCATATCTACAGGCTGGTTGATTTCTGCCTGGTTTGGATCAGTACAGGACTGAACTCCGGATACCGGCCAGGCAAAATAGGCTCAGTGGCTACTTCACCTTGACCTCGGGCCGATAAAAAGTCAAAAAAAGGAGTTGCCACGGTTTTTTATAATCCGGATTTTGAAGACTTTTGCCTTGCAGGGTCCTGGGGCAGGCAGGGTAAAAAGGGGGGAAAGAGATGAAAAAGATATTGGCTGGACTTATTGTAGCGTTGCTTTGTTTTTCTGCTGGCCAGGCTTTTGCCGGGGAGTCCATCAGAATCGGAGCAGTCGTTTCCGTTACCGGAGCTGCGTCTTTTCTGGGTGAACCAGAGCGTAACACCCTGATCATGCTTGAGGATCAGATAAATGCTTCAGGAGGGATCCTGGGCAAGAAGCTGGAAATAATTATTTATGATGATGAAACCGAGGTGAACAAGGCTGTTCTGGCTGCTGACCGGCTCATCCGCAGGGATAGAGTTCAGGCCGGAATCGGGGGGACTACCTCTGGAAACACCCTGGCCATCATGAACAACTTTGCCCGGGCCGGAGTCCCGCTGGTGTCCATGGCAGCTGCCGAAAGGATAGTCAATCCCATCAATCCCTGGATATTCAAGACCCCCCAGTCGGACCGCCACGCAGTTACAAGGATCTTGAAACATGCTAGAGAGCAGGGGCATGAGCGTATCGCCATTATCACTGTGTCCGACGGTTTTGGTCAGGCCGGTCGGGAAGTGTTGAGGGAGCTGGTCCCGGAGATGGGCTTCACCCTGGTTGCTGATGAGATTTTTGGTCCCAGGGATACGGATATGACTTCCCAGCTGACCCGGATCAGAAATCAGAGTCCCGATGCTGTGATCTGCTGGGGAACCAATCCAGGGCCGGCGGTCATAGCCCGCAACAGGCAGCAGCTCAGGCTTGATGTCCCCCTGTACATGAGCCACGGAGTCGCTTCCAGAAGATTCATCGAGCTGGCCGGCAGTTCTGCCGAAGGTCTGCTTCTTCCATTGGGAAGGCTTTCAGTGGCTGAGCAGATTCCTGAAGATCATCCCCAAAAGGAACTTCTGACCAATTACATTAATGATTATGAATCCAGGTTCAATGCCCCGGTATCATCTTTTGGAGGATACGCCTGGGATGCCTTGATGCTCATTAAGGAGGCTATAGAAATGGGACAGTCAGCCGAACCCAGGGATATACGGGACAACCTGGAAAAAATTCAGGGATTTGTCGGAACCGGTGGGATATTCAACCTGTCTCCCCAGGATCATAATGGCCTTGATGAATCATCTTTTGTCATGGCCGAGATACGGGACCAGGACTGGATAATCGTATCAGAGTGATTTCCAGGGCAGTTCACCCCTGAATACTTTTTACCCAATAAAAAAACATGGATCTAGGCAGTATTCTTCAATATCTCATATCCGGCCTGACCGTTGGCAGTACTTATGGTCTGACTGCTCTGGGCTTCACCATTATTTTCAATGCCACCAGGGTCATAAATTTTGCCCAGGGCGAGTTCGTCATGATGGGCGGAATGCTTGCGGTTTTTTTCATGGCCTCTCTGGAAGTTGGCCTGTTCCCGGCCATTTTTCTGGCTGTGGCCTGCACCACCCTGACCGGAGTACTTATGGAGAGGCTGGCCATTCGGCCGGTCCAGGGAGCCAACGTCATCAATATCATCATCATCACCATCGGGGTATCCATCTTTATCCGGGGGGTGGTGATGATTTTTCTGGGCAAGGACACCTTTGTTCTGCCGCCGTTCTTTGGAACTGAGGCCATTGAGTTTCTGGGGGCAGCTGTAATTCCTCAGAGCATATGGATTCTGCTCATTACCATGTTCGTTCTGGCCGGGCTCAGGTTCTTTTTCAATAATACCATTTTCGGCAAAGCCATGCTTGCCTGTTCCTTTGAACAGAAGGCTGCCCATCTGGTGGGGATAAGCGTGGACAGGATGGTCATGATTTCATTTGCTATTTCCGCCCTGGTGGGCTCCATCGGAGGTGTGATTCTGACGCCCGTAACCCTTACTTCCTATGACGTTGGCATCCTGCTTGGACTTAAAGGTTTTGCCGCCTGCATTCTTGGAGGACTGGGCAACCCCTTTGGTGCTGCAGCCGGTGGATTGATCATCGGAGTACTGGAATCCTTTGGAGCCGGGTTTATCTCTTCGGCCTTCAAGGATGCCTTTGCCTTCATCATTTTGCTGGTCATTCTCTTTGTCAAACCCTCGGGCATTTTCGGCCGGGCCGAGATTGAGAGGGTCTAGCCATGGAAGGCAGGAAGAGTCTTATCTCCCTTGTTTTATTCATGGTCATCACCTATGGCTTTCCCTGGGTCCTGACCAATGACTATTACCTGAGCATTCTGATTCTGTCCGGAATTACGGCCATTGGAGTGGTGGGCCTGAACCTCCTGCTCGGTTTTGCCGGACAGATATCAATAGGCCATGCTGCATTTTTCGGAATATCAGCATATACTTCAGCAATCTTGACCACAAATTACGGATTTCCGGTTCTGGCCGGGGTTGTCTGCGGTGTTCTCCTGGCATCGACCATCGCCCTTATCATTGGTATCCCGGCGCTGAAGCTTAAAGCCCTGTCTCTGGCCATGGCCACCCTGGGCTTCGGGCTGATTGTGTATATTGTGCTGAACGAAACCATTACCCTGACCGGTGGCCCGTCCGGGTTCGTGGGCATCCCCAGGTTCAATGCCTTTGGATATGATTTTTACTCGGACCTGGCCTATTACTACCTGGTTGCAGGCGTTCTCACCATGGTCATCATTATTTCGCTGAACGTCATTAACTCCAGGGCCGGCCGGGCCCTCAAAGCCATTCACTCCAGTGAAAAGGCTGCTCAGGTCATGGGAGTCAATGTTCAGAGATACAAGTTGTTTGTATTTGTTCTGTCCGCAGTGTTCGCCGCTGTGGCCGGGGGGCTCTATGCCCATTATCTCAGTTTTGTCGCTCCTT
This genomic window from Desulfonatronovibrio hydrogenovorans DSM 9292 contains:
- the metW gene encoding methionine biosynthesis protein MetW, yielding MKSSTKGFSIDWSKSLDRDRYFDPFILKLAKPQDQVLDLGCGRGELLLELKRHKQINELGIELDSEYVADCLSRGLRVIQGDLEESVADFGYNHFDLVILNQVLLSVASPLQLLRHSLRIGRKVAVTFPNFAHWRVRMQILFKGRLPVNRDLPYEWHETPNIRLATVDDFTALCKQIRADITHKHFAGQGPRKQFSPITLLPNLRSSLALFCLSDGTDSP
- a CDS encoding aspartate carbamoyltransferase catalytic subunit, which produces MNWKHKDLLDIESLSDHEIRHIFSTSSRFIEINSRSIKKVPILKGKSVVLFFAEPSTRTKTSFDMAAKRLSADSFSLATSGSSLKKGESLKDTVLTLEAMKPDAIVIRHSLSGSAAFVAEHLQCSVINAGDGWHAHPTQALLDGFTLNRIWEDFSGKTILILGDIAHSRVARSDIKLFSRLGCTVRICAPRTLLPARAETWPVKVFNDLNQACREVDAIISLRLQLERQKAGLLPDIREYAARFCLSRRHVELAAPGVKIMHPGPMNRGIEIASDLADSRDSLILDQVESGVAVRMALLYLYLAGSKTEQELPEG
- a CDS encoding branched-chain amino acid ABC transporter permease encodes the protein MDLGSILQYLISGLTVGSTYGLTALGFTIIFNATRVINFAQGEFVMMGGMLAVFFMASLEVGLFPAIFLAVACTTLTGVLMERLAIRPVQGANVINIIIITIGVSIFIRGVVMIFLGKDTFVLPPFFGTEAIEFLGAAVIPQSIWILLITMFVLAGLRFFFNNTIFGKAMLACSFEQKAAHLVGISVDRMVMISFAISALVGSIGGVILTPVTLTSYDVGILLGLKGFAACILGGLGNPFGAAAGGLIIGVLESFGAGFISSAFKDAFAFIILLVILFVKPSGIFGRAEIERV
- a CDS encoding ABC transporter substrate-binding protein translates to MKKILAGLIVALLCFSAGQAFAGESIRIGAVVSVTGAASFLGEPERNTLIMLEDQINASGGILGKKLEIIIYDDETEVNKAVLAADRLIRRDRVQAGIGGTTSGNTLAIMNNFARAGVPLVSMAAAERIVNPINPWIFKTPQSDRHAVTRILKHAREQGHERIAIITVSDGFGQAGREVLRELVPEMGFTLVADEIFGPRDTDMTSQLTRIRNQSPDAVICWGTNPGPAVIARNRQQLRLDVPLYMSHGVASRRFIELAGSSAEGLLLPLGRLSVAEQIPEDHPQKELLTNYINDYESRFNAPVSSFGGYAWDALMLIKEAIEMGQSAEPRDIRDNLEKIQGFVGTGGIFNLSPQDHNGLDESSFVMAEIRDQDWIIVSE
- a CDS encoding dihydroorotase, which produces MARMIIRNTVLNQKKGFLLLEDDRIMAFQEGEPGDSSSCKLYDGRGYHLLPSLIDVHVHLREPGFEYKEDINSGLKAAAGGGFGQVLAMANTNPVNDNASVTRLMLEKASWHHPHGPFVHPVGALTRNLEGKELAPLAELKEAGCRAFSNDGLPVRDNELFRRALEYASDLEMVVIDHCEDPCLAGDGVMNEGKISSYLGLKGIPDTAETLQVARDILLAAQLDTPVHLAHISSGKSVELIAWAKQKSIPVTAETCPHYLVWDEEQVQGYNTMAKVNPPLRTRQDTSALQDALRQGVIDIIATDHAPHADFEKQVPFAQAPNGISGLDTALSLCLGLVRKNVFELKDLARLMASSPGKIFGLPANSFQPGDPADFILVDPEHQWPVNAQTMLSKGKNTPCQGDMLQGRVMAHFMAGKEIFSRI
- a CDS encoding branched-chain amino acid ABC transporter permease, whose translation is MEGRKSLISLVLFMVITYGFPWVLTNDYYLSILILSGITAIGVVGLNLLLGFAGQISIGHAAFFGISAYTSAILTTNYGFPVLAGVVCGVLLASTIALIIGIPALKLKALSLAMATLGFGLIVYIVLNETITLTGGPSGFVGIPRFNAFGYDFYSDLAYYYLVAGVLTMVIIISLNVINSRAGRALKAIHSSEKAAQVMGVNVQRYKLFVFVLSAVFAAVAGGLYAHYLSFVAPSSFDFHFSIKMIVMAVLGGMSSVWGGVIGALFLTSMPEFLRMYEELETILYGLILILCMMFMPHGLVGGMSRLAGYMSGKLFRGGVKDE
- a CDS encoding O-acetylhomoserine aminocarboxypropyltransferase/cysteine synthase family protein, encoding MDVKQNGFMTKVLHAGHHPDQETGSRAVPIYQTTSYMFRDSNHAADLFALKEPGYIYTRIMNPTTEVLEKRLAALHNGCGSLAVASGMAAIFYAVTNIAGVGQNIVSGSNLYGGTHTLFSHTLKRFGIEVRFVDSSDPGNFARSTDQNTRLLFTESVGNPRCNIDDLEAMARVAHDHGLPLVVDNTSTPPPLFNPFDWGADILVYSLTKMVGGHGTCIGGAIVEKGGFPWESHGRYPEMTGPDSSYHDLNMWEAMGCDKKGKQECPIFTLKARTGLLRDTGAALSPMNSFLILQGLETLPLRAAVHAENALKVAEHLEKHPLVSWVNYAGLPSHPDHERARRMFPRGCGAVFGFRIKGGLEAARKFVESVRLCSHLANILDARTLVIHPAGTTHQQLSPEEQAAAGVSQDMIRISVGLEDIEDILADLDQALEKTQ
- the fdhD gene encoding formate dehydrogenase accessory sulfurtransferase FdhD — encoded protein: MPTIDCSTILMTPAGSSVLEEKVLDERPYTVTLNDETIGSAMVLARDLKEFAAGYLFGQGHLEKDTRIFQIEVCPDGRVDVYADVQVQKDQDMITTSGCGGSGKIARKLLEGNYPELSHFVMNFSRISELVRRTLSNSSLQQETHCVHGCGYLTENGFEACFEDVGRHNAVDKVMGAILLGRFPRAGAVYTTGRLTSDMVLKCARMGIPVVLSRTAPSSLGIEIARQAGITLGAYVRPGRVNVFNAPERIIND
- the metX gene encoding homoserine O-acetyltransferase MetX, yielding MKPESTSKPAYQESAGLVETNRVTFQGDNFILKLESGKTLSPVTVAYETYGQLSRDRDNAVLVCHALTGDAHAAGRHTHDPKEKPGWWDMLIGPGKPLDTRRYFVICSNFLGGCKGTTGPAEINPATGKPYGLHFPFYTVKDMVKVQKWLLDHLGVKRLLAVIGGSLGGMQVLQWAITFPEMVVGALPIATTARMSPQAIAFNEVARQAIMSDPQWNFGLYQPEHQPASGLALARMIGHITYLSQEAMLRKFSRRFINGSQRGYKLEADFQVESYLHHQGSTFVNRFDANTYLYITRAMDYFDLPSDYGNLEKAFSHCQCSFLVISFTSDWLFPPSCSQELVKALRTAGKNVSYCNIGSDQGHDAFLLPGNRMGEVISGFLTRLENEVNL
- a CDS encoding BPL-N domain-containing protein produces the protein MSDSQGFFYLLWDESHLWGVMLWQALAQMGTPLKIVDASEIRSGILDHAPPAGLLVPGGWARLKAERLGKSGLQNIRDYVDSGGKYLGFCGGAGLALKSTSRTSCLDLCSWQRKPFKERLPNFSGHVLCRVTGLNLDQKQELFLPVWWPSQFEPCPEDQSVKILASYLRPGQDFWSSDLNLSLVDPADLKKWESVYGINLDPALLTQEPCIIMGDYGQGKYILSYSHLETPGSSPANSLLQDILEQWLGRSLKGKTSRPLSWDLKNTVPAWNHPVLVRSRQGLDQVIELGKSQFLLFWRNSWLLGWRRGIPGSPINFLYALSCQAMSRLPSPQAAEFWETAADQFDLEMNGFVAELKEYLGHERLALTMSQSSPEASSDGLLQKQKTDLFGSFPGYGGRYGRLIRDLDRLVYLTLAEKPSR